In Odocoileus virginianus isolate 20LAN1187 ecotype Illinois chromosome 5, Ovbor_1.2, whole genome shotgun sequence, a single window of DNA contains:
- the DMRTA2 gene encoding doublesex- and mab-3-related transcription factor A2, protein MELRSELPSVPGAATAAATATGPPVASVASVAAAAAAAASLPVSVAGGLLRAPPLLLRATEKYPRTPKCARCRNHGVVSALKGHKRYCRWKDCLCAKCTLIAERQRVMAAQVALRRQQAQEENEARELQLLYGTAEGLALAAANGIIPPRPAYEVFGSVCAADGGGPGAGAPAGTGGGAAGAGSSEAKLQKFDLFPKTLLQAGRPGSPQPQPGKPLSPDGADSGPGTSSPEVRPGSGSENGDGESFSGSPLARASKEAGGSCPGSAGPGGGGEEDSPGSASPLGSESGSEADKEEAEASPAPGLGGGPGPRQRTPLDILTRVFPGHRRGVLELVLQGCGGDVVQAIEQVLNHHRGGLAASLGPTVPPDKAAVGAVGAADDAWPGRVDAAAAGGPGLPAPLQAGPAAPPHHRPLLAGAMAPGALGSLSSRSAFSPLQPNASHFGADAGAYPLGAPLGLSPLRLAYSAAAAHSRGLAFMAPYSTAGLVPTLGFRPPMDYAFSDLMRDRSAAAAAVHKEPTYGSGLYGPMVNGAPEKQ, encoded by the exons ATGGAGCTGCGCTCTGAGCTGCCCAGCGTACCCGGCGCGGCGACGGCGGCGGCGACAGCGACGGGGCCGCCCGTGGCTTCGGTGGCGTCggtggcagcggcggcggcggcggccgcttCGCTACCGGTGAGCGTGGCGGGCGGCTTGCTCCGggcgccgccgctgctgctgcggGCTACGGAGAAGTACCCGCGGACGCCCAAGTGCGCGCGCTGCCGCAACCACGGCGTGGTGTCTGCGCTCAAGGGCCACAAGCGCTACTGCCGCTGGAAGGACTGCCTGTGCGCCAAGTGCACGCTCATCGCGGAGCGCCAGCGCGTCATGGCGGCGCAGGTGGCGCTGCGCAGGCAACAGGCGCAGGAAGAGAACGAGGCGCGCGAGTTACAGCTGCTCTACGGCACCGCCGAGGGCCTGGCGCTGGCCGCCGCCAATGGCATCATCCCGCCGCGACCGGCCTACGAGGTCTTTGGCTCTGTGTGCGCAGCCGACGGCGGGGGGCCGGGAGCTGGAGCGCCCGCGGGGACCGGGGGCGGCGCCGCGGGCGCGGGGAGCTCAG AGGCCAAGTTACAGAAGTTTGACTTGTTCCCCAAGACGCTGCTTCAGGCAGGCCGCCCAGGCAGCCCGCAGCCGCAGCCGGGAAAGCCCTTATCACCCGACGGCGCGGACTCGGGTCCTGGGACATCGTCCCCAGAGGTGCGGCCGGGCTCGGGCTCGGAGAACGGCGACGGAGAGTCCTTTTCGGGGTCACCCCTGGCCCGGGCCTCCAAAGAGGCAGGTGGCAGCTGCCCAGGCAGTGCTGGCCCCGGAGGTGGCGGCGAGGAGGACAGCCCGGGATCCGCCAGCCCTTTGGGTTCAGAATCCGGTTCCGAGGCCGACAAAGAAGAGGCGGAGGCCTCGCCCGCGCCAGGGCTGGGCGGGGGCCCGGGTCCACGGCAGCGGACGCCGCTGGACATCTTGACGCGCGTCTTCCCGGGCCACAGGCGGGGCGTCCTGGAGCTGGTGTTGCAGGGCTGCGGTGGCGACGTGGTGCAGGCCATCGAGCAGGTGCTCAACCACCACCGCGGGGGCCTGGCGGCCAGCCTCGGCCCCACCGTGCCCCCAGACAAGGCCGCAGTGGGGGCGGTAGGCGCCGCGGACGACGCGTGGCCAGGCCGCGTAGACGCCGCGGCCGCCGGGGGCCCGGGGCTCCCCGCGCCGCTGCAGGCGGGCCCCGCCGCACCTCCGCACCACAGACCTTTGCTGGCCGGCGCCATGGCGCCCGGGGCTCTGGGCTCGCTGAGCAGCCGCTCGGCCTTCTCGCCACTGCAGCCCAACGCCAGTCACTTCGGCGCCGATGCCGGCGCCTACCCGCTGGGCGCGCCGCTCGGCCTCAGCCCCCTGCGCCTGGCCtactcggcggcggcggcgcacaGCCGCGGCCTGGCCTTCATGGCTCCCTACTCCACCGCTGGCCTGGTGCCCACCCTCGGCTTCCGCCCGCCCATGGACTACGCCTTCAGCGATCTCATGCGCGACCGCTCGGCCGCCGCCGCAGCCGTGCACAAGGAGCCGACCTACGGCAGCGGCCTGTACGGGCCCATGGTCAACGGCGCCCCTGAGAAGCAGTAG